The Euphorbia lathyris chromosome 8, ddEupLath1.1, whole genome shotgun sequence genome has a window encoding:
- the LOC136203932 gene encoding putative RING-H2 finger protein ATL12, translating to MNQILVLLFLSFINVKSQNISTSDSTELKPLHPSLAIVLGIIAIMLSVTFIILAYAKFCSTNTNQNVHDHASRFSGIDRTVIDSLPFFRFSSLKGSKEGLECAVCLSRFEDTEVLRFLPKCKHAFHINCIDQWLQSHSSCPLCRYRIDIKDLLSFTYSNSFRYLRNFSNLSEEPNLEIFVEREQDHQELLIHDGYLFHKFKHRIIVSDVIIKHRWSDVNSSDFLSLNSEMLGIVATNRFSPSNSTSARFYRDLSMDENMEKIKQDIEKKRSYESKIMRGPSKMIMNCGEKRSMSEIVICSRFKDLRNNECASPKEDRMKRLWLPIARRTVEWFAGSERNLLKDQDYKRQTLNVF from the coding sequence ATGAATCAAATACTAGTTCTTCTCTTCCTTTCTTTCATCAATGTCAAATCCCAGAACATATCAACTTCCGATTCCACAGAGCTCAAGCCTCTCCATCCTAGCCTTGCTATAGTACTTGGAATCATTGCCATCATGCTTTCTGTAACATTCATCATTCTCGCTTATGCCAAATTCTGCAGCACAAACACTAACCAAAATGTTCATGATCATGCCTCAAGATTCTCTGGTATTGATAGAACGGTCATTGATTCGCTTCCTTTCTTCAGGTTTTCTTCTCTCAAGGGATCAAAGGAAGGATTGGAGTGCGCTGTTTGCTTATCAAGATTCGAAGACACCGAAGTTCTTCGTTTCTTGCCCAAGTGTAAGCATGCATTTCACATCAACTGTATTGATCAGTGGCTACAAAGTCACTCAAGCTGTCCTCTTTGCAGGTACAGGATTGACATTAAAGACCTTTTGAGCTTCACTTACTCTAACAGTTTCAGATACTTGCGTAACTTTTCTAATCTGTCTGAGGAACCTAATCTCGAAATCTTTGTCGAGAGAGAGCAAGATCATCAAGAGCTTCTTATTCATGATGGTTATTTGTTTCATAAATTTAAGCACAGGATCATTGTTTCAGATGTTATAATCAAACATCGGTGGAGTGATGTTAACTCCTCGGATTTCTTGTCGTTGAATTCGGAAATGCTTGGAATTGTAGCAACCAACAGATTCTCCCCTTCTAATTCGACAAGTGCAAGATTCTACCGTGATCTTTCCATGGATGAAAATATGGAAAAAATCAAACAAGATATAGAGAAGAAAAGATCGTACGAGTCTAAGATTATGAGAGGTCCATCAAAAATGATTATGAATTGTGGTGAGAAGAGATCAATGTCGGAGATTGTAATTTGCTCAAGGTTCAAAGATTTAAGAAACAACGAATGTGCATCCCCGAAGGAAGATAGGATGAAGAGGCTTTGGTTACCTATAGCAAGAAGAACAGTTGAATGGTTTGCAGGTTCAGAAAGAAACTTGCTAAAAGATCAAGACTACAAAAGACAAACTTTAAATGTATTTTAG
- the LOC136202988 gene encoding aquaporin TIP4-1: MAKIAIGSSREATQPDCIKALVVEFITTFLFVFAGVGSALTADRLVGSSLLGLFLVALAHALVVAVMISAGHISGGHLNPAVTLGLLVGGHITVFRSVLYWIDQLVASTAACFLLSYLTGGLRIPVHTLGSGVDYLQGIIWEIVLTFSLLFTVYATIVDPNKGSIDGLGPLLTGFVVGANVLAAGPFSGASMNPARSFGPALVSWDWTHHWVYWVGPLIGGALAGFIYQNFFILTSHRPIPFEEETF, translated from the exons ATGGCGAAAATTGCTATAGGATCTAGCAGAGAGGCTACCCAGCCTGACTGTATCAAAGCACTGGTGGTGGAGTTTATTACTACTTTCCTTTTTGTCTTCGCCGGAGTTGGATCTGCCTTGACTGCCG ATAGACTCGTTGGAAGCTCTCTGCTGGGGTTGTTTCTGGTGGCATTGGCACATGCACTGGTTGTGGCTGTCATGATTTCCGCCGGCCACATTTCCGGTGGTCACCTAAACCCGGCAGTAACGCTAGGGCTATTGGTTGGAGGTCATATTACTGTTTTCCGGTCAGTACTATATTGGATTGATCAATTGGTTGCATCTACAGCTGCCTGTTTCCTTCTCAGTTATCTCACGGGAGGATTG AGAATTCCAGTGCATACTTTGGGGAGTGGAGTGGACTACCTACAAGGAATAATATGGGAAATAGTCTTAACATTCTCGTTGCTTTTCACAGTATATGCGACAATTGTGGACCCCAATAAGGGTTCTATTGATGGCTTGGGTCCATTGCTTACAGGGTTTGTGGTTGGGGCTAATGTTCTAGCTGCTGGACCATTCTCAGGGGCTTCAATGAACCCGGCTCGATCATTTGGACCGGCTTTAGTCAGCTGGGATTGGACTCATCATTGGGTTTATTGGGTTGGCCCACTTATTGGTGGTGCCCTTGCTGGCTTCATCTACCAAAACTTTTTCATTCTCACATCTCATCGCCCTATTCCTTTCGAAGAAGAAACCTTCTAG